From the Nematostella vectensis chromosome 7, jaNemVect1.1, whole genome shotgun sequence genome, the window TTGAGAACGCTGCGTTTGCTCTGTAAACTTCTTTACCCAAGTTCGttactgtagaaataatgtcttaGTTTATTTTCATCTGTTTCTAAGCCTTTTATTTTGCTTACTCCATACattgagaagaaaaaaaaatccttcgagccggattcgaaccagcgacctagggattaCAGTGATAactctacagtcccccgctctaccaactgagctatcgaaggcgAGCTAAAGAACGGAGGCAATCATAATGTATATAAACGTGTTTATCAATTTTgtgatttatttatataaactCTATCAATCTATTACCGTAGATCCGTCTCAACAAGCATACTTTCTAATAAAATATCGTGATCTCTATCTATATAAGGACTATGTAGCCAAAGCGATAAGTACACCATTAAAGTAGTTCTATCTTTGGTTGAGGTAAATGAAGAAAACAGTTTCTCTTTCAAGGTTAATTCCTTCCTGTACATGGCGAGTAATTTGTTTGAAGTATTGCCTGCAGAGAAAAAAGCGTGTCAAAACAGTGATTGTTATTTCTTAGTGTCATTGGGCTCAAAACAAACTTTCGTAATGCTCGGATACCAAGCGGTCTTTGGAGCATGGAATTTTCTCAGACATGAAAAGGGATCATACTTACAATATTTGTCGACAGTCCAGGTTTTGAATATACATTTCCCATCATTCTGATCACATGTCGCCTCTTTCATTTTATCCAGTTCTTTGGCAGCTTCGAAATTTTTCGATAGAGATTCCATTTTTGTAACAATTCCATCCTTTGAAAAATGCAGCAAAAAACatgaataatattttttatatttacctGCAAGATCATCGTCTTAAAACATAAGTAAAAACGCATGAGCCTTATTTCCCCACCATCTTTTGTAAAATAGTTGAAAGCTCTTGTGACGTTCTGACGATTTCATCTTGTAGCTCGGCGCTAGCTGATTCACTTGTTTCATCCAGGACTGATACTGAGTTTGTTCCTTCAGCATCGCTATAGCTAACAAGacgatacaaaaaaatatcagcATGCCTCGAAAAAAATACTATTTAAACACAAAAAGTTCACGGACTCACTGATCTTGTAGCTGTAAATTCATGAGCTTGTTCGCCACGTTGGTCCCAAGCGAATTGAGATTTGTCCATTTGTGAACACTCTCGTGCCATGAAACACAAAGGTCCCTAAGCCTTCTGCCGAGCTCATTGGTTGGCCTGGCCCTCGGAGAATCTGCTACTTTAGGGCTGTAAGAATCAGTCTGCGAGGCTCGCTTCTGTGGACTTTTGGAGTTAGGTGTTTTAGGTTTCCTTGTTTTGGAAGCCATTTTGAAAGGACCGCGTGCGCGTTCAAGGAGACTGGTTACGGAATGTTGTGACAACTAATATTtcacaggggggaggggtaggtcTAAAAGGAATAAATGGTAAAACTTGCGAAAACTAGATTCAGCCAAGGCCGAATATACACCACAAAACTTGACAGTCTTAAATTCCTTACTTTGGTACCTTCAAAGAAGCCTTTCATTGCAAAATAGATCCAATATAACTACctttccaccccccccccagctaAACTGTTTTTAGCATTTGTTGCTATGCGGGGATATTTACATAGCAACCGAAAGCCATGTTAGTGTATTTACGTTGGTGACAGGGAGTCAGCCAATCATAATGCAGAGAGGTGAAATTTGATGCCACGCGACAGCGCTCATGTACAGAAACACCGTGACAAGAATTGAACTGTGTCGAAGGGACTTGTAAGTGAATATTCACGAGATTCTTAATCATAGTGGCGAAATTATACCCATCTCAAGCCTAAAAGGTACGTTTAACTATAAGGTAGAATGTAATAGCTATCTTAGCAAACCCCTTTGCCGAACGATCGATTAGAAAAACACTGCTTTTGTGCGTTTTAGGCGTGAAGGTTTATACAAATATGTCTtcgagataaaaaaaaaaataacacacaCAATGCGTGGgttttttatttctgtttgTTGTCCTCCTTTTAAACAGCTATTTCGACATCTCTGACTTGGTTGTCAGTAAACATAGATGCCCAAAAGAGTCTTTAATGAGTTAATAACGGTGAATTTGACACATGCACCATACCTAGTTTTTAGTTCCCCTTGAATGGGAAGGCCCTCGTCTTTCCTGTATAACTTAATATCTGATCTAAGTGGACAACTAAACAATTTAAATGATAACTAATATACTTCTAAGTGTCTTGTTTATCTTTTACAATGAATACAGTTCGTTGTTGAACTAAACAATTATTGcatttctttattgtttttccTACTGCCATTCAATAATATCTCAACTCATATTTGTGCATCATTTCTTCTTTCCGATCAAAATCAAATTTTCCCATTAAGAATTTATACTATCCATCACTTTCATAATAAACCCTAAAAGAAGCTCTAAGATTGTTTATTCAGTCCCACAGCATGTCAATACATTTGATTGGCACACTTGCAAACAAATTCCATTCAAGCCCTAGACCAAGACCTATATTGTGACTTTAGGGCATAATTAGCTGAGACCTCAACTCAGAGTTTGCTTGGCAACATATTGTTTATAACTTAAACAAAAGATCCTACGAATCATGGTAAGATCTTATTCTAATTCTAAAACCACTGACAAGACTATAGGATGCCTTTAGAGGATGCAcggtattttatttatat encodes:
- the LOC5500286 gene encoding cyclin-dependent kinase 2-interacting protein, with protein sequence MASKTRKPKTPNSKSPQKRASQTDSYSPKVADSPRARPTNELGRRLRDLCVSWHESVHKWTNLNSLGTNVANKLMNLQLQDHYSDAEGTNSVSVLDETSESASAELQDEIVRTSQELSTILQKMDGIVTKMESLSKNFEAAKELDKMKEATCDQNDGKCIFKTWTVDKYCNTSNKLLAMYRKELTLKEKLFSSFTSTKDRTTLMVYLSLWLHSPYIDRDHDILLESMLVETDLR